In Bacteroidia bacterium, one genomic interval encodes:
- the rplS gene encoding 50S ribosomal protein L19 gives MDLVKLAEKQLIPVKDTPDFKAGDTITVFYKIIEGNKEREQQFQGVVIQRKGHGATQTFTVRKISNGVGVERIFPLYSPKITKIDVNKRGVVRRARIYYLRNVSGKAARIEEKIVKTAETKKK, from the coding sequence ATGGATTTAGTTAAATTAGCAGAAAAACAGTTAATACCGGTAAAAGATACTCCGGATTTCAAAGCTGGTGATACCATTACCGTTTTCTATAAAATTATTGAAGGTAATAAAGAGCGCGAGCAGCAGTTTCAAGGCGTAGTTATTCAACGTAAAGGACATGGAGCTACACAAACATTTACCGTTCGTAAAATTTCTAATGGTGTAGGTGTTGAACGTATTTTTCCACTGTACAGCCCTAAAATTACTAAAATTGATGTAAACAAACGCGGTGTTGTTCGTAGAGCAAGAATCTATTACCTGCGTAATGTTTCAGGTAAGGCTGCACGTATTGAAGAAAAAATTGTTAAGACAGCTGAGACCAAGAAAAAATAA
- a CDS encoding DsbA family oxidoreductase, with product MVIEIWSDIMCPFCYIGKRHYENALKQFAGKNNIELKWKSYLLDPETPLEFEKPLNVYEYLAERKGISLAQSVKMHEHVVAMAKQAGLDYQLDKLVVANMVKAHRVIQFSKKKGLADRVEENMFNAYFTEGKNLADDAELIAIGIASGLTKEEVTTALADDLYAYEVDQDIQEARAIGVTGVPFFVFNRKYAISGAQPTEVFLDTLNKSYSEWLETNPQSGLQITSGESCSTDGCDS from the coding sequence ATGGTAATTGAAATCTGGAGCGACATTATGTGCCCCTTTTGCTACATCGGCAAACGTCACTATGAAAATGCATTAAAACAATTTGCAGGCAAGAATAATATAGAGTTGAAATGGAAAAGCTATTTGCTAGATCCTGAAACTCCACTGGAATTTGAGAAACCACTTAATGTTTATGAATATCTGGCCGAAAGAAAAGGCATCAGCCTTGCACAGTCGGTAAAAATGCATGAACATGTGGTTGCCATGGCCAAACAAGCAGGACTGGATTATCAACTAGACAAATTAGTAGTTGCCAATATGGTCAAGGCACATCGTGTTATTCAATTTTCAAAAAAGAAAGGACTTGCCGACCGGGTTGAAGAAAATATGTTTAACGCTTATTTTACCGAGGGAAAAAACCTTGCTGATGATGCTGAATTAATTGCTATTGGCATTGCATCAGGATTAACTAAAGAAGAGGTTACAACAGCATTGGCAGACGACCTTTATGCTTATGAAGTAGATCAGGATATTCAGGAAGCAAGAGCAATCGGTGTAACCGGAGTTCCTTTTTTTGTTTTCAACAGAAAGTACGCTATTTCAGGTGCGCAACCAACAGAAGTATTTCTCGACACATTGAACAAATCTTACAGTGAATGGCTTGAAACTAATCCGCAATCCGGTTTACAAATAACCTCTGGAGAAAGTTGCAGTACTGATGGTTGTGACTCATAA
- a CDS encoding glycosyltransferase family 2 protein, translated as MKDISIIIPIYNEENNIHLLHESLTSVVSKISNSYELIFINDGSRDNSLSMVKALAANDQHVYYINFSRNFGHQIAVSAGLDFCTGNAVAIIDADLQDPPELIQEMYQKMKEGFEVVYAKRKSRDGENFIKKFTAKIFYRILARITSVEIPVDTGDFRIMDRKIVDVLKHMPEQQKYLRGQIPWIGFRQTFVEYDRKERHAGETGYTYRKMMRFAIDGITSFSTAPLKFATASGFVVSFISFIWILYALYSRFIIKDYVQGWTSIMIAVLFLGGVQLICIGIIGEYISRMSANIRNRPLYVVQDTNIQS; from the coding sequence ATGAAAGATATTTCGATTATTATTCCTATTTATAATGAAGAGAACAACATCCATCTGTTACATGAAAGTCTCACTTCTGTTGTTTCAAAAATCAGCAACAGTTATGAACTTATATTTATTAATGATGGCAGCCGCGACAATAGCCTTTCAATGGTAAAGGCACTTGCTGCAAATGACCAACATGTTTACTATATAAACTTCAGCCGCAACTTTGGACATCAAATTGCTGTTAGTGCAGGACTGGATTTTTGTACCGGAAATGCTGTAGCCATTATTGATGCCGACTTGCAAGACCCACCGGAGTTGATTCAGGAAATGTATCAAAAAATGAAAGAGGGATTTGAGGTTGTTTATGCAAAACGGAAAAGCAGAGATGGCGAAAACTTTATAAAAAAATTTACAGCAAAAATTTTTTATAGAATACTTGCCCGAATTACCTCTGTAGAAATTCCTGTTGACACCGGAGATTTCCGCATTATGGATCGTAAAATCGTTGATGTGCTTAAACACATGCCTGAGCAACAGAAATATTTGCGTGGACAAATACCCTGGATTGGTTTCAGGCAAACCTTTGTAGAATACGACCGCAAAGAGCGGCATGCTGGCGAAACAGGTTATACCTACAGAAAAATGATGCGTTTTGCTATTGATGGGATTACCTCATTTTCAACAGCTCCATTAAAATTTGCTACTGCCAGTGGCTTTGTAGTTTCTTTTATTTCTTTTATCTGGATATTGTATGCACTTTACTCACGCTTTATCATTAAAGATTATGTGCAGGGATGGACATCTATAATGATTGCTGTCTTATTTCTTGGAGGGGTACAACTTATTTGTATTGGAATCATTGGAGAATACATCAGCCGCATGAGTGCCAATATCAGAAACAGACCATTATATGTTGTGCAAGATACCAACATACAATCATGA